Proteins encoded by one window of Vigna radiata var. radiata cultivar VC1973A chromosome 5, Vradiata_ver6, whole genome shotgun sequence:
- the LOC106760659 gene encoding uncharacterized protein LOC106760659 — MANKGLKICLVLTFLFLIILTAVVVTLFLTIFKPKDPNITVRPVGLENFNLSLLTNLTANVSLGMVITMENPNYGSFEYPKAIGYVNFDDSIVGEVPIEGELVPARDQIAVNTWANFMVEKLVTDTKFWSDVLTGSLNFTSTAALPGKVHMFNIFKFKATVYTTCDFSINITSRNVHNICISKIKL; from the coding sequence ATGGCTAACAAAGGTCTCAAGATTTGCTTGGTCTTGACTTTCTTATTCCTGATCATTCTTACAGCTGTCGTTGTaaccttatttttaacaattttcaaaCCCAAGGATCCTAACATCACGGTCCGACCAGTTGGTCTTGAAAACTTTAACTTGTCCCTTTTGACCAATTTGACTGCAAATGTGAGTCTGGGAATGGTGATCACTATGGAGAATCCAAACTATGGTAGCTTTGAATACCCCAAAGCCATTGGTTATGTCAATTTTGATGATAGCATTGTGGGTGAAGTTCCGATAGAGGGAGAGTTAGTGCCAGCACGTGACCAGATTGCTGTGAACACGTGGGCCAATTTCATGGTAGAAAAGTTGGTCACTGATACCAAATTTTGGAGTGATGTTCTAACTGGATCGCTGAATTTCACATCAACAGCTGCACTGCCAGGGAAAGTTCATATGTTCAACATTTTCAAGTTCAAAGCCACTGTCTATACCACTTGTGATTTCTCCATTAACATAACCTCTAGGAATGTTCATAACATATGCATTTCCAAAATCAAGCTTTGA